The Cherax quadricarinatus isolate ZL_2023a unplaced genomic scaffold, ASM3850222v1 Contig755, whole genome shotgun sequence genomic interval acatacaaccgaggaagaagtgaagaggctgctaagcgagttagatacctcaaaggcgatggggccagataacatcgcTCCATGGgttttgagagagggagcagaggcgctatgtgtaccactaacaacaatgttcaacacatctactgaaacagggagattacctgaggtatggaagacagcaaatgcattcccaatttttttaaaaaggagacagacacgaagcactaaactatagaccagtgtcactgacatgtatagtatgcaaagtcatggagaagattatcagaaggagagtggtggaacacctagaaagaaatgagcttatcaacaacagccagcacggtttcagggacgggaaatcctgcgtcacaaacctactggagttctatattattattattataatcaaaaagaagcgctaagccacaagtggagttctataacaagttgacagcagtaagacaagagagagagcgaggtagGTAGATTGCGtttccttggactgtaagaacgcgttttgacacagtttcacacaagaaattagtgcaaaagctggaggaccaggcaagtaTAACggaaggcattgcaatggatcagggaatacctgtcaggaagacaacagcgagtcatggtacgtggtgaggtgtcagagtaggcgcctgtgacgagcggggttacacaggggtcagtcctaggatcggtgctccttctggtatttgtgaacgacatgacggaaggaatagactcagaagtatccctgtttgaagacgatgtgaagttgatgagaattcaatcggatgaggaccaggcagaactacaaagggatctcgacaggctgcaggcctggtccagcaactggttactgaagttcaaccccaccaggtgcaaagtcatgaagattggggaacggcaaaaaagaccgcagagtacagtctagggggccagagactacaaacctcactcaaagaaaaggatcttggggtgactaaaacaccgggcacatcttctgaggcaaacatcaactaaataactgctgcagcatacgggcacctagcaaacctaaaaacagcattcagaccctgtacactgtgtatgttatgcctatattggagtatgcagcacccgtttggaatccacacctagccaagcacgtaaggaagctagagagagtgcaaaggtttgcaacaagactagtcccggaactaaggggtatgttctacgaggaggttaagggaaatcgacctgacgacactggaggacaggagagatagggggctaTGATatcgacgtataaaatactgagaggaatcgataaggtggacagagacaggatgttccagagatggaacactgcaacaaggggtcacagttggaagttgaagactcagatgaatcacagggatgtcaggaagtatttcttcagtcacagagttgtcaggaagtggaacagtctgggaagtgatgtagtggaggcaggatccatacacagttttaagaagaggtataataaactTCATGCAGCAGGAAGAGTTaactagtagcggccagtgattaggcggggccaggagctgtgactcgacccctgcaaccacacctagttgggtacaactaggtgagtaaaaaaCACACACAAGTCTGACCTTATCACAAAACATTTTTTTACATGTCTCTTGAAGACGTGAAAACGTTcctaacacccccccccactccatcctcaacaccccccccaccccatcCTCTCCTCTCACTTCTACATCCCCTCTCTTCTCATTTTCCTTGTCTTATTCTTCTCCTTTAATATCTTCTCTCCTTGCtttccttccctgttatccttccttctcttcttactcTTCCACCTTCCTATTCCCTTACTTCTCGTGCCCCCTTTTTtctctgcttccttccctctcttttaCTCCTGTCTCCTTTCTCACTGTTATCTTAGATAGCCAAACAGACATGCAAACATACAGGCAAACACACGCAccaacacacaggcacacacactcacaaacacactggCAAGCACAGGCACAAACACATActctaggaagtgatgtagtggaggtaggatccatacatagttttaagaagaggcacgataaagctcatggagcaggaagagtgacctagtagcgaccagtgaagaggcgaggccaggaactgtgaatcgacccctgcaactacaactagatgagtacactaaCTATAGTATTGTTGTCGTTGCAGTGATGGTGTCGTTGCGGGCGGTCGTGTTGGCACTGATGAGTGTGGTGCCAGTGGCCTGGTGCCTCTCCCTGGAAGGAGGGAGAGCTAATTCCTTGAGACCTCTCTCAATCCCTCACCTCACCCCTCAAGACCTCACTCAAGACACCTTCCTGCCTCCTCAGGTGGACAGGGACCCCTCCGTCGCCGCTTCCAGTCTCAGCAGGTGagtcagaaagagagagagagagagagagagagagagagagagagagagagagagagagagagagagagagagagagagagagagagagagagagacagacagacagacagacagacagacagacagacagacagatacagaaacagagagacagaaacagagagacagaaacagagagacaaagacagagagacaaagacagagagacaaagacagagacaaagacagagagacagagacagattgagaaagagaaagagatgtCTCCGAATCCAGTcccatttcctctctctctctctctcttcccctagaTTTAAATggatcacacaacacccacacacatacattccCATACACAACCAATCCCACAACACAAACCTTTCAGTAATTTCACTGTTACCCATCACTCAAAGGGAAAGAGTaggcagcaaaaaaaaaaaaaagaaaaagtgaggagggaagaggaggaataaaGAGTAAGGAGGGAATAGGGGCGAGAATGAGtggaaggaagagaagagagaatgAAGAAAAATGAAAGCACAAGTTGTTTGTAAACAGAAAGCCGTGTGTTTACATACAAACATGCAGCGCCAAATCTCCCTCCCACTAATTCTTTGACTCACATCACgcgaagtaaaaaaaaatatatagagagagaaaataaaaagTGTCCCTGTCACGAGTCAGTCAGACTGGccgatgagaaaaaaaaaaaaagaatgaagttTGATATTCAGGATCCCTGAGGTTTGAAACAGTGTGCAGTGGGCCATGTTCTTAGATAAAATATGCATCTGAAAGAAAAAATAGTGTATTATATACACTCATGCGCATACGTGTACACAGACGCATGTGTACACGTActcaaatatatacatatattaacacatacaatatatatatatatatatatatatatatatatatatatatatatatatatatatatatatatatatatatatatatatatatatatatacacacaacacacacacacacatacacacacatatacacacacactaagtggCACTTTACTTATTGTAATGACAATTTGCATACTCAGCTCTTTACTCCAGGAAATGAATTAAAACCACATTAGGACCACCTAGAAACatcaatctgtgtgtgtgtgtgtgtgtgtgtgtgtgtgtgtgtgtgtgtgtgtgtgtgtgtgtgtgtgtgtgttttgggggtgGGAAGCAAAAATAGGAAAATGTATTTTCTTGTTATACAATGTACTTGTTAGGTAGGTGATGGTTGATCCTGCACTCAAACCTACCCCCTACTTCcctacctcttcctctctctctctctctctctctctctctctctctctctctctctctctctctctctctctctctctctctcctccctccctctgtttattttttattttcaaaCTAATATTTGCTTGTAAACAACCACCCTGTTCCGTATCACCCCAACCTCCAGTCCCCATCACCCCAAGCTGCAGTCCCCATCACCCCAAACTGCAGTCCCCATCACCCTAACCTCCAGTCCCCATCACCCCAAGCTGCAGTCCCCATCACCCCAAACTGCAGTCCCCATCACCCTAACCTCCAGTCCCCATCACCCCAAGCTGCAGTCCCCATCACCCCAAACTGCAGTCCCCATCACCCTAACCTCCAGTCCCCATCACCCCAAGCTGCAGTCCCCATCACCCCAACCTCCAGTCCCCATCACCCCAACCTCCAGTCCCCATCACCCCAAGCTGCAGTCCCCATTACCCCAACCTCCAGTCCTCATCACCCCAAGCTGCAGTCCCCATCACCCCAAGTTGCAGTCCCCATCACCCCAAGCTGCAGTCCCCATCACCCCAAACTCCAGTCCCCATCACCCTAACCTCCAGTCCCCATCACCCCAACCTTCAGTCCCCATCAACCCAAGCTGCAGTCCCCATCACCCCAACCTCCAGTCCCCATCACCCCAACCTTCAGTCCCCATCAACCCAAGCTCCAGTCCCCATCACCCCAACCTTCAGTCCCCATCAACTCAAGCTGCAGTCCCCATCACCCCAAGCTACAGTCCCCATCACCCCAAGCTCTAGTCCCCATCACCCCAACCTGCAGTCCCCATCACCCCAACCTTCAGTCCCCATCAACCCAAGCTGCAGTCCCCATCACCCCAAGTTGCAGTCCCCATCACCCCAAGTTGCAGTCCTCATCACCCCAAGTTGCAGTCCCCATCACCCCAAGTTGCAGTCCCCATCACCCCAAGTTGCAGTCATCACCCCAAGTTGCAGTCCCCATCACCCCAAGTTGCAGTCCACATCACCCCAAGTTGCAGTCCTCATCAGCCCAAGTTGCAGTTCCCATCACCCCAAGTTGCAGTCCCCATCACCCCAAGTTGCAGTCCCCATCACCCCAAGTTGCAGTCCCCATCACCCCAAGTTGCAGTCCCCATTACCCCAAGTTGCAGTCCCCATCACCCCAAGTTGCAGTCCCCATTACCCCAAGTTGCAGTCCCCATCACCCCAAGTTGCAGTCCCCATTACCCCAAGTTGCAGTCCCCATCACTCCAAGTTGCAGTCCCCATCACCCCAAGTTGCAGTCCCCATCACCCCAAGTTGCAGTCCCCATCACCCCAAGTTGCAGTCCCCATCACACAAACATTCAGTTCCCATCATTCCTGCTTTTAAAATATTTACTGTATAAATGATAAGGTGACGTCGaattttatgagagagagagagagagagatagatagattagacagagagagagagagagagagagagagagagagagagagagagagagagatagagagagagatagagagagagatagagatagagatagagatagtagatagatagatagatagatagatagatagagagagagagagagagagagagagagagagagagagagagagagagagagagagagagagagagagaggaaacttGGTGAAAGGCGTAAAGTGGCTGAGAACGTGCAATTAGAGAAAGTTGTAAAAGGAACTGTTACCTCAAGTTGAAGCTGATGTGGAGTGACAGTGATTTAACCActggctggagagagagagagagagagagagagagagagagagagagagagagagacaaacagacacCAACTAATCATTCCCTCGCTCTCCACTAACTCTCGTTAGATACGACGACAACGAGATTCTGCGAGAACTGGACGACCCGACATCCCCAGCATCCTACCGTCTGCAGCAGGTGCTGTCCGAGGCTGGTGCAGGCGCTGCTGACGGTGCCAGGGACCTACCCTCTGCTCCAGCAGAAGCTGCACCACCAAGTCTTGAAGACTATATAGCCATTGACCCTCTCTACTACTACCTCTGGCAGTATCTCAACCATGGTGATGAGGTTAGAGATTCTTTCTTATTCCTCTATTTTAGTTTCCTTCTATTATTGTTTCTTAACTTTATTAAGTCTTTCTTATTTCCCTAATTCGTTTTACTTATTATATTCCCAGAttcttttgtatttttttgtgtatGAATGTGACTTGTAAGAGGCgagggttgtggtagtggtgatgatggtgatggtgaaagtggtggtgatagtggtggtggtggcgatggaggTGGTTTAGTAGTTGGgaccaggtggtgtgggtggggccAGATGATGTGGGCGGACTGTCTATAAACCGCCTTTCCTTCTTGTCGTCTACAGACCAATATTAACAGCTGGAGTtgtaaagaaatattttgggttaggctaaaaataCTCTACTCCAGCGGTGACGTGAATCAATGAGGGAAGTCAAGTAATACGAAAACTTAAAATAAGAGATAAAAACTGTAATCCCATCAAAATAAATGAGAATCTCACTCTAACATGAGAGTCACAAACTGGGTTATGTATACAGAGGATCGAGCAGACGTATTTGCATTTCTCGCTTACGAAAGAAATCTTAACATGTAACTCTTGATGTTTTCTGAAAAAAGTTATTGGCAAATATCTCTAGAATAAGTTTTTTAGTTTTTTTTCAGAAACCGTAAAGCTGACATTTTCACTGCATTTGAAGTCCCAAAATGACCGAATCAAAATTTCGTCTTTGTATATTTGATGAGATTTAGTACTAGAGTGACCAAAAACAACACAGGGGTTGGTATTTTTGGTGATACCATTTAAGGCTTCTACTTCAGGAAACTGCGTATGTTTATAATAACCAAGGACAGAGCTACAGACTGTAAGGGGGTGACACCCTTAGTTCGTAATACAAGACCTGATAGTTCTTCAGTGGCCGTGACTGTGGGCAGTTGTAAGAGATGATAATTCCAGCGTCTAGTTACTTCATCTCTACTGTAGCACTACCTATACACCTGACGTAGCTACTGAACCCGTAGTGGAATGCTTGATGATTAAACGATACAAAATACCGACAGTAATGTAAATAAGACAAAGGCAACAGTAGGACATTTATTATGGACTTGTCTTGGTCTTGTATACTGGGTACTTTAATCAATCCAATAGTCTGAAAAACACGGAGTATTTGTAGGCGGGACAAGAGCAGGTGTTGGGCGCATGGATGGTCATAACCTGGAGGAAGGTGTCAGGAATTTAGAAAATCTGATCGACGTATTTTGAAAAGTGGTATTTATTTAGCCAAGACCAAACACAAGCTAAAACTATCAGTGCTTCGCATGACTGTATTTGACTCGGCAACCAAGGCTGACTTCAGACACCAACGCCTCTGCAAATCACTGTCTCAAATGACCTGTCTGGCTTCATCCCACTTAATGAGGAATCCATGGAATATCAGTTTATGATGCAGACGATGTTAGGATTATCTCCACTACATGCAAGCAAACATGCTCTTACAAACGTTACTTAAGGTTACTTGATATAAACTGTCATATCCTTCACTGGACTCTGATTTTCGTGGATTCCTTCCTCATAAGAACCTTGATGACAGAGGAGGTAATGCTAGCAACATTCAAATTGCACTTGAGCGTCGGAGATGGTGCTAGCAACACTGCCACTCAGGAAAGTTGACGCATCTCTCGAGTGATCCCTTCCGGCCGTGTTAATGAGGTTGAAGGCTCTCGCCCATGAAGTCGTTGTGGTCACAGAAACTTGAAGCTCTTTCAAATTGAATTGGATTAAgttaaatatatattacttatacAATTTTTGAAGACACAACTTGGCTTTTGAGGATACGACTAGGCAGCTGAGGATACTACCATTGTGTGGTGGTCAAAATTTGAAGGAAGGAGTGTACACACCGAGACTCAATTAAGTGAACCAGAAGCGCACACAAAGACGCCCACGAAGGATACTCAGAAATAGACTTTTACAATTTTGACCAATAATTCTAGTAACCTTCAGTATAATATTGCAAAAAGAGGAAAGAGCGAGAAAAATTGAGAACTCATTCTAAAGAGAAAATAAAAGTTTTTAGAGAATACGAGAGGACAGAGGAGGGGATAGAAAGACAGGAGAAAGGAGGATATAAGAAGGGACGGAAAGAGATAAGAAGAGCGACAACAACACAGAGTGGACTGGACaagacagagtgaacctggacaAAAGGTTGAGGCTTGGAGATAGGTCAGGCGACCCACTGGAATTTGCCAATATAACTCGATAACGTTCCTTGTGTGGAGAGCGTACAAGAGTCCAGAGTGATGCTGCTCCTGCTGGAGATTTCAACTGCTGGAGAAAAACCTCGAATGTAGAGTGAAAAGACTGAGGCAGAGAGGCAAAATAAATGGAAGGATGAGGGTTGGAAGAGGGAAATAGGGAGATTTGAAAAAGTTGATGAAATTCTGAGTAGCCTTAGTTAGTAAGAGGTCCATGTGGGTGATGGATGTGTCGTGGGTAAAGTTGGGTCTTGTGTAACATGCTGAATTCGAATATACAGTAAAGACGGAATACAAATATGCGCAAAAGCGTACgcgcaggcacacacacacacacacacacacacacacacacacacacacacacagtgcctcctaCCCAAGTTACTTCCGAACTTTATTTCCATTAGAAGTTCCGACATTGACGCTACAAAGttcactaaacaaacacaggctTCCTGAGATGATCTCTCAAATCCGTTTCTTACAAATGACGAAATCCGGCTCATGGAGCGCTGACGgcggaggcgagagagagagagagagagagagagagagagagagagagagagagagagagagagagagagactggagaTAATCTCAACTTCGCTAATTCCTCTGATAATAAGATTCACAACGATGAACCACACAGAATACATCATTATCTTGTTTTTTCTTCGTTTATGTTTTGATTTCCTTCTTATTCTTCTCCTAATTCTTCATCCTCTCCTCCTACTCCTCGTAGTCCTCAGCCTTTattcaccatccttcaccccttcGTCCTCCTTTTCTACTCCTCActatcctctccctcttcctcttcctcaccatcctctccttcctgctcctcaccatcctcctcctcctcctcctcaccatcctctccctcttcctcttctatTACTTCTTTATTCACACTTACTTTTACTTTACTTATAACGAGGAGTTcttaacccgtaggggtcatacgtCACACGGGAACGGAAAGATATGGGTTTGATCCAAGAacgggtagctccaattccttggatgaagagagaCTCACCATTAAGTCATTCCTACCATTAAAGTTTTACAGCAGACAGGCAAGCAGACACCAGCAGAAGGCAGGCAGAGAAACCAGCAGGCATGCAGACAGGCGGACAGAAAGACAGGGaaacaggcaggcaagcaggccaAAAGGAAGGCAGGCGAACAGAAAAAAAGCAGACAGGAAGGCAAGCAGGAAGACAGAAaggcaagcaggcagacaggaaggtaggcaggcaagAAAGAAGGCAAGCAGATAGAcaggaaagcaggcaggcaggaaggcaagcaGGCAAACAGGAAAACAGGCAGACAGGGAGGCAAGCAGGCAAacaggaagacaggcagacagggaggcaagcaggcgaacaggaagacaggcagacagggaggCAAGCAGGCGAACAGGAAAACAGGCAGACAGGGAGGCAAGCAGGCAAacaggaagacaggcagacagggaggcaagcaggcaaacaggaagacaggcagacaggaaggcaagcaggcaaacaggaagacaggcagacagggaggcaagcaggcaaacaggaagacaggcagacaggaaggcaagcaggcaaacaggaagacaggcagacagggaggcaagcaggcaaacaggaagacaggcagacaggaaggcaagcaggcaaacaggaagacaggcagacagggaggcaagcaggcaaacaggaagacaggcagacaggaaggcaagcaggcaaacagaaagacaggcagacagggaggcaagcaggcaaacaggaagacaggcagacagggaggCAAGCAGGCGAACAGGAAAACAGGCAGACAGGGAGGCAAGCAGGCGAACAGGAAAATAGGCAGACAGGGAGGCAAGCAGGCAAacaggaagacaggcagacaggaaggcaagcaggcaaacaggaagacaggcagacagggaggcaagcaggcaaacaggaagacaggcagacagggaggcaagcaggcaaacaggaagacaggcagacaggaaggcaagcaggcaaacaggaagacaggcagacaggaaggccgGCAGAGATGCCTTGTTGTCTAAGATGATAGATTACCTGAAGGAATCATCTATAATGGAATACTCATAGCAGCACGTCGTCATCCACGTTGTCTAAGATCCCACGTCACTCAACCAACCCAGGGGAATCATgcaggtgtgtgggaggcaggtgtgaggaaggtagcgtgggaggcaggtgtgaggaaggcaggtgtgagggaggcaggtgtgagggaggcaaCATATATCTGGCAGGAGACAGAAAcagatgtgtgtactcacctacttgtagttgcaggggtcgagtcacagctcctggttgtatgtgtgtgtgtgtgtgtatttttcctCCACCCCACATCCTCCATCCTTTGGCAGGTTACCATGGCAACAACATACGTCATAAAAgactgctgtggtgctggtggtaatgggggtggtggtggtggtggtggtgatggtagtggtgatggtggtggtggtaatggtggtagtagtggtgtgtgtgtgtgtgtgtgtgtgtgtgtgtgtgtgtgtgtgtgtgtgtgtaatcctcCTTTATTCAACATTCCTCCAACATACTCTTACATCTATCCAAACCCAACTTGTTAATATCATCCACTAATAAAATTCCGCATGCATTCACATCCACCTTACATCCACAAACATCCATCCTACACTTAACATCCAGTGGCATCCCTCACCTCCCACCGGCATCCCTCACCTCCCACCGGCATCCACTCCCATAAAAACATTAaccacaacacagccacaacataaCCACAACAAAGTAATTAACCCGACCTTAATCATCAGTCCGTAACAGCATAAGCTCGACGAATTACATTTAAAAGGATATTCGCCAGCTTTTGTGCAAAAGTTACATTTTTATTTCCTTTTTTCTGGTGAAGTAATTAACACTGCTCTAGAGACCGCAGCAATTCAAACAGATGCGCTCAAAATCAAATAGACACTTCCCGGACAGTAAGTAGAATTTAACAGTACCACAGAGAACAGATATTATACATGTAAACTTTAACATAGACTGGCATAGACCAACTACCAACTAGCATGGGCACAAACGTCCGTAAACAAGGTACCAAAACAGCAGTGCCACAGAAATCACTgcaaacaatttaaaaaaaacacCATAActactaaccttgttgcaaaaaTGTCCACAAACACGGTGCCAAACAACACTGCCACAGAGATCACTGCAAACAATGTAAACAACACCACAGTATGGCACAAATCATGTGCTGAGTAACAGAAACGCCCACAAACTAACGCATGTACGTACCCCCACCCCTCAGGTGGGAATGTCAACACCTGGTTAGTTGGTTCAGCACTGAGAGCTTCTGAGAGGCAGTAAAACCCTCGTAAACATGGTCACTCTCTCGGGCACACGAATTATCTAAAGAGGATATATCAAAACATGTTGTGTTTAGGGCTAGGGCTGGTGTTAATTAAGTCGCTGAGGAGTCACGGAAATTCCAGCCACGTCTCGATACATGGGGACAAACACACCCGCAGCCTGACGAATAGGTATGGTAGAACTCAGGGACCAAAAGTGTGTGAAACCGTATTTTTTTATGAGGttcgagaacacacacacacacacacacacacatatataggaaGACACgggtcctggaggtggtaagtacagtgcctgcatcctgaaggatgggtgggggtggTGCAGTGTGATGTCTGtgtacttctggcaagacagctactgaatgaatgatggtgaacgtgtCCCTTTTCGGGTCACTTGGTGGAAGACCGGCGgtctgttagagagagagagagagagagagagagagagagagagagagagagagagagagagagagagagagacagacagagacagagagacagagagagagacagagagagagacagagagagagacagagagagacagagagagagacagagagagagacagagagagagacagagagagagagacacagagagagagagagagagagagagagagagacagagagagacagagagagacagagagagacagagagagagagagagagagagagagagagagagagagagagagagagaatgagaaactGTAGATATGAAACATACCATGTTTGTCAAGGGATATATTGTTTAATTCACTAAACTGTATCGTTGTAACTGGATATGAACTGAGGGGAGCGCCACCACTGACTCACTCTTCACacacacgcaaaaaaaaaaaaaagttgaaactATGGTAGAATATCACCGCACTGTCAAATGTAAATCTCACTGAAGAGGGCAAAGCatgtacgcacgcacgcacacacacacacatgccgctACGACTAAATAATATTGTCCGAGTGAAAATATATTTCTGAAATCTCCACTCGATTGCAAGCGGTGTAATGTAAACACGATGTACGAAGACAATACACACTCGATATATACAcaatacgcatatatatatatatatatatatatatatatatatatatatatatatatatattatatatatatatatatatatatatatatatatatatacatatatatatatatatatatatatatatatatatatatatatatatatatatatatatatatatatatatatatatatataatgtcgtgccgaatatgtaaaactgatcaattagcaagaactcatttaaaatgaagtcttttctaaaattttctcttatacgtttaaagatatattttttttcattaatgttaatgtaaatatttttaattttgctccaaaagaatcttagaaaacttacctaaccttataataacaagaacaatttattttagcctaacccaactaaatatattttagatttgtttacaataatttaatactaaacaaacacagtgaaatatattttttttcgttaggttcagaatgattttggcgaaattattgcatacacaaattttcgcttgtcctatatggcaagatgagcgttgctatttaagccaagagacacaaacacggtatctcctatctCCTCTCAAACAGGGACACACCAGGAGGCTGATCCATGTCTCCCCTCGCCTGGGATTGGACCTGCGTCCTTGGGATGTGACCTAGCTACCTGAGAGCCTCGAGGCACCTTCTACTTGAGAAAATATTAGGACTTGCACATGTATTTACAAACCATGGGGGTAAAGCAGACAGTTGTGAACGGCTGTGATGACCTGAACAAATATTCGTTCGGGTCTTCAATGGA includes:
- the Dh44 gene encoding uncharacterized protein Dh44; its protein translation is MVSLRAVVLALMSVVPVAWCLSLEGGRANSLRPLSIPHLTPQDLTQDTFLPPQVDRDPSVAASSLSRYDDNEILRELDDPTSPASYRLQQVLSEAGAGAADGARDLPSAPAEAAPPSLEDYIAIDPLYYYLWQYLNHGDEAGRKVRNSRNTNNSSSSNSNTLDNNSMAKRTWPNAFPRRRTSGLSLSIDASMKVLRQALYLEMARKKQRQHLQRAQHNQKLLNDIGKRDVTRQLQQERPSAEQQRQQQRN